TCAGTAGCGCTTTGAACTCCCGGTCGTTCGTCATGAGCAATAACTTCTCATGGGTAGCGAGGGATGATATGCGTTCGATCTCTGATCGCACCCGGCGCAATTGCTTGCGGTGGCCCACGCGATTAACAGCCTGATACATGACTAAACAGATAAGAATCGCGATTATCATCAATAGAATGAACGTCATCTTAGCCTTCCCACTTGTAGCCAATGCCCCATAGCGTCTTAATATACCGCGGCTCTGACGGGTTATCTTCTATCTTGTCCCGCAGCCTGCTCATATGAACATTAATGACGTTCTCGTCGCCGTAATAGTCATCGTTCCATACCTTCGCGTAAATTTGTGCTTTCGTAAAGACGCGATTGGGATGCGCTGCGAATAGTCGCAGAATCTCGAACTCTTTGGATGTCAATTTTATCGGCTCCTCTTGCTTGAAGACAGCAAAACTATCGAAATCGATCCGTAAATCGCCCATGTTCAGGGTGTTATGCTTCGTCTCAACGCTCGCGTATTGCGTCGCCCGCCGGATGATCGCCTTCAGTCTCGCAGACAATTCGATCATCGAGAAAGGTTTCTCAATGTAGTCGTCTGCACCGAACCCGAGGCCTAACGCCTTGTCGATGTCGCTGTCCTTCGCGGACATAATCAAGATCGGCACATGGCTGTAAGCCCGAATGCGGCGGATAACTTCCATTCCATCTATCTTGGGCATCATAAGATCGACGAGTAACAGATCAAATCGCCCCTGCGCCTGCTCGAATTTCCGAAGTCCCTCGTCGCCATCCCCGGCAACGGTCACCGCATATCCTTCTTTCGTTAAATAAGTCTCAACCATTTCTACAATGGCTTGATCATCTTCTATAATGAATATCGAATGATTAATAACAATCAATCCTCTCCACGCTTACTATGACTTTTCATTTCATTAGTATAACAAAAAAGAACCGTAAGATTATTATAATCCGATCATCCCAAATCGAGATAAGACACGCTATTAACAACCTAGGTAGAAATTACTTATGGAAAGAGTGATCGACAGGGCGAGAACAAAGACAATTGGATTTGAAGATAAAGAGAAGCGATTAGAAGAAGCTAGGATGCAATGAAAGCTATTGACGCAATCAGGTTATACGTGCGTTATCCGTGCATTTATTTATTTCTATCCGGGGTAGTACCAGCGTCGCTTTTAGCTCTTGTAGGTAAATATTAATGAATTGCTTATTTTAAACGAGATAGCTGCATAAATGCATCACGCTATTGGCCTCTAAGCTTTCGACCTTATTGTCGAAACGTTCCTGCCTGCTTTGCTCTCCCCAGCCTTTGCTTGCCATGATTAAGAGCCTGCATTTCCCCGTAGCTCGTCAACAGCGCTATCAGTAAGAAGGCAATGTACAAAACAGCTGTGGCAACCCCACCTACCGCTGATTTATCCTTAAAAAAGTCCCCAATCAATATCACGATCACACAACCGCTTAAACAGACTGTCGTGGTCCACACCATCGACCGGTAAAATCGATAAAGCTTCGTTCCTTCGGGAATGAGGCTTTGCTCTCTTCCTTTATTCTTTCTCCTCACATGAATAAGCAAAAAGAGCGCCAGCGGCAATTGAAACGCGAGCACGATCAACGGCAAGCTATAACTAATAAATTGATCGATATCTGCTATATTTGGAAACGCGAATATGGAGGATACAACGATAAACCATCCACACGGTGCATTGAGTGTATTGTAATGCCGCTGTCCCCCAAACGATCCAACCCCCACTAAAAATGCCAAGTAAGCGACAATGACTTTAATTGTGAAAGCGGGGAACCAAACACTAAAGAGGATCATTTCAACCCTGTCCAAAAAATCTGTGACGTGGATTTGCTGGACGAGAATATAGATGGGGAAATTCAGTCGACCGGCGATAATGAAGCCCATCACCCCGAGCAAGACGAGCAGCATAATCGTCGTTCCAAAGCCAACGATGATGATCCCGTGCTTCATCGCAGCATAAAATAGCCGCGGCTCCACAACAGCATGCAAGAATGCCCCAATGAGAAAAACATCACCATATACTCCCACTGGTAGAAAGTTGCTGACCACGATCCGATCCAATCTACTGGTTAAGATTGGTTCCAATCGCTCTACGTTGTATTCATTCATCAGCAGGAAATATAACGAAATGCACATGATGAAATAAACAGGAAAATAAAACTCATTTACCCGTGCTGCCACCTCAAGACTCGTTTTACCATAGTACATCATCAACAGGACGAAGACGAGTAAGATGATCTCCAATGGCGTGGTAGGCAATAAAGAGATATGCAAAAAATCAGCAGCCCCTTTAATATCGATCGCCAGGATGATCCAAATGTAGAACAAAATGAGTAGATTGACAGCACCACCAATCCACTTCCCACCGATAATAAACAAGATTTCAAAGATATTCTTCCCTGGGTAAGCCTCAACGAGCTCACTCAAAACGTACGCGATAAAAATCGCATAAAAAATGGGGAAAATTTGAGAGAACCAAGCATCCATCCTTGCTACTTGAACAACAGACCTCAAGAAACTGATCATCATTCCTGTCAT
The window above is part of the Brevibacillus brevis NBRC 100599 genome. Proteins encoded here:
- a CDS encoding response regulator transcription factor, yielding MIVINHSIFIIEDDQAIVEMVETYLTKEGYAVTVAGDGDEGLRKFEQAQGRFDLLLVDLMMPKIDGMEVIRRIRAYSHVPILIMSAKDSDIDKALGLGFGADDYIEKPFSMIELSARLKAIIRRATQYASVETKHNTLNMGDLRIDFDSFAVFKQEEPIKLTSKEFEILRLFAAHPNRVFTKAQIYAKVWNDDYYGDENVINVHMSRLRDKIEDNPSEPRYIKTLWGIGYKWEG
- a CDS encoding GerAB/ArcD/ProY family transporter, with amino-acid sequence MIHKQVVNHRQIAWLVGSVLMTGMMISFLRSVVQVARMDAWFSQIFPIFYAIFIAYVLSELVEAYPGKNIFEILFIIGGKWIGGAVNLLILFYIWIILAIDIKGAADFLHISLLPTTPLEIILLVFVLLMMYYGKTSLEVAARVNEFYFPVYFIMCISLYFLLMNEYNVERLEPILTSRLDRIVVSNFLPVGVYGDVFLIGAFLHAVVEPRLFYAAMKHGIIIVGFGTTIMLLVLLGVMGFIIAGRLNFPIYILVQQIHVTDFLDRVEMILFSVWFPAFTIKVIVAYLAFLVGVGSFGGQRHYNTLNAPCGWFIVVSSIFAFPNIADIDQFISYSLPLIVLAFQLPLALFLLIHVRRKNKGREQSLIPEGTKLYRFYRSMVWTTTVCLSGCVIVILIGDFFKDKSAVGGVATAVLYIAFLLIALLTSYGEMQALNHGKQRLGRAKQAGTFRQ